The Lonchura striata isolate bLonStr1 chromosome 7, bLonStr1.mat, whole genome shotgun sequence genome window below encodes:
- the OPN4 gene encoding melanopsin isoform X2 yields MSITQSPVFFTSSLYKHWIFGEKGAYVPEGLLTSCSWDYMTFTPSVRAYTMLLFCFVFFIPLIAIIYSYVSIFEAIKKANKSIQTFGCKCGHREFQKQYQRMKNEWKMAKIALIVILFFVISWSPYSVVALVAFAGYSHVLTPFMNSIPAVIAKASVIHNPIIYAITHPKYRKAIATYVPCLGPLLRVSPKDSRSFSSYHSSRRATVSSQSSEISGLQKRKRRLSSLSDSESGCTETETDTPSMFSRLARRQISYKTDKDTTQTSDIRAKLTSQDCGKTVVDADDILMVELNVTEYMATPTQTSKTCSLEEIKKSESLNSIGQRREFHQGSSSAQIPSITITCSSVQGVELPSRYNSGFLYPKSSSHKQNKKSSS; encoded by the exons ATGTCCATTACACAGTCTCCAGTTTTTTTCACCAGCAGCCTCTACAAACACTGGATTTTCGGTGAAAAAG GTGCATATGTTCCTGAAGGTTTGCTGACTTCCTGTTCCTGGGACTATATGACTTTCACACCATCAGTCCGTGCCTACACAatgctgcttttctgctttgtctttttCATTCCATTGATTGCTATCATATACAGCTATGTCTCTATCTTTGAGGCTATCAAGAAGGCCAACAA GTCTATTCAGACATTTGGATGCAAATGTGGACATAGAGAGTTCCAGAAACAGTATCAGAGGATGAAAAATGAGTGGAAGATGGCCAAAATTGCACTGATTGTCATCTTGTTTTTTGTCATTTCCTGGTCACCATACTCTGTTGTTGCTCTGGTAGCTTTTGCTGG GTATTCCCACGTCCTAACACCTTTCATGAACTCCATACCAGCTGTGATTGCCAAAGCTTCTGTCATCCATAACCCCATCATTTATGCTATCACTCACCCCAAGTACAG AAAAGCCATTGCAACATATGTTCCTTGCCTTGGACCCCTACTGAGAGTTTCTCCTAAAGACTCACGGTCCTTCAGCAGTTACCACTCCTCCAGACGAGCGACTGTAAGCAGCCAGTCTTCTGAGATAAGTgggctgcagaaaagaaaaaggagactGTCTTCTCTCTCTGACAGTGAATCA GGCTGTACTGAAACAGAAACTGATACTCCCAGTATGTTCTCCAGACTTGCCAGAAGACAAATTTCCTACAAAACAGATAAAGACACAACTCAGACTAGTGACATAAGAGCCAAACTGACAAGCCAGGATTGTGGGAAG ACAGTTGTAGATGCTGATGACATATTGATGGTGGAACTGAATGTCACAGAGTACATGGCTACACCTACT CAAACATCTAAAACATGCAGCTTGGAGGAAATCAAG AAAAGTGAAAGCCTGAACAGCATTGGACAAAGAAGAGAGTTTCACCAGGGATCATCTTCAGCCCAGATACCCAGTATTACAATAACATGCAGCAGTGTCCAAGGAGTAGAGCTGCCTTCTAGATACAACTCCGGTTTCCTGTACCCTAAATCCAGCAGTCACAAGCAGAACAAGAAGTCCAGCAGTTAA
- the OPN4 gene encoding melanopsin isoform X1: MITLMVIALDRYFVITKPLASVGVTSKKKALIILVGVWLYSLAWSLPPFFGWSAYVPEGLLTSCSWDYMTFTPSVRAYTMLLFCFVFFIPLIAIIYSYVSIFEAIKKANKSIQTFGCKCGHREFQKQYQRMKNEWKMAKIALIVILFFVISWSPYSVVALVAFAGYSHVLTPFMNSIPAVIAKASVIHNPIIYAITHPKYRKAIATYVPCLGPLLRVSPKDSRSFSSYHSSRRATVSSQSSEISGLQKRKRRLSSLSDSESGCTETETDTPSMFSRLARRQISYKTDKDTTQTSDIRAKLTSQDCGKTVVDADDILMVELNVTEYMATPTQTSKTCSLEEIKKSESLNSIGQRREFHQGSSSAQIPSITITCSSVQGVELPSRYNSGFLYPKSSSHKQNKKSSS, encoded by the exons ATGATCACTTTGATGGTGATTGCCTTGGACAGATATTTTGTCATCACTAAACCTCTGGCTTCTGTTGGAGTGACATCAAAGAAGAAGGCCCTAATAATCCTGGTAGGAGTCTGGCTGTACTCTTTGGCTTGGAGTCTCCCACCCTTCTTTGGATGGA GTGCATATGTTCCTGAAGGTTTGCTGACTTCCTGTTCCTGGGACTATATGACTTTCACACCATCAGTCCGTGCCTACACAatgctgcttttctgctttgtctttttCATTCCATTGATTGCTATCATATACAGCTATGTCTCTATCTTTGAGGCTATCAAGAAGGCCAACAA GTCTATTCAGACATTTGGATGCAAATGTGGACATAGAGAGTTCCAGAAACAGTATCAGAGGATGAAAAATGAGTGGAAGATGGCCAAAATTGCACTGATTGTCATCTTGTTTTTTGTCATTTCCTGGTCACCATACTCTGTTGTTGCTCTGGTAGCTTTTGCTGG GTATTCCCACGTCCTAACACCTTTCATGAACTCCATACCAGCTGTGATTGCCAAAGCTTCTGTCATCCATAACCCCATCATTTATGCTATCACTCACCCCAAGTACAG AAAAGCCATTGCAACATATGTTCCTTGCCTTGGACCCCTACTGAGAGTTTCTCCTAAAGACTCACGGTCCTTCAGCAGTTACCACTCCTCCAGACGAGCGACTGTAAGCAGCCAGTCTTCTGAGATAAGTgggctgcagaaaagaaaaaggagactGTCTTCTCTCTCTGACAGTGAATCA GGCTGTACTGAAACAGAAACTGATACTCCCAGTATGTTCTCCAGACTTGCCAGAAGACAAATTTCCTACAAAACAGATAAAGACACAACTCAGACTAGTGACATAAGAGCCAAACTGACAAGCCAGGATTGTGGGAAG ACAGTTGTAGATGCTGATGACATATTGATGGTGGAACTGAATGTCACAGAGTACATGGCTACACCTACT CAAACATCTAAAACATGCAGCTTGGAGGAAATCAAG AAAAGTGAAAGCCTGAACAGCATTGGACAAAGAAGAGAGTTTCACCAGGGATCATCTTCAGCCCAGATACCCAGTATTACAATAACATGCAGCAGTGTCCAAGGAGTAGAGCTGCCTTCTAGATACAACTCCGGTTTCCTGTACCCTAAATCCAGCAGTCACAAGCAGAACAAGAAGTCCAGCAGTTAA